One Solanum lycopersicum chromosome 2, SLM_r2.1 genomic region harbors:
- the LOC138341927 gene encoding uncharacterized protein, protein MEQFDALYGRSCRSPVGWFDVGESSILGIDIIHEALEKVRVIRDRLATAYSQQKSYVDNRKRPSEFHVGDKWLGDPVSILPVEGLGVGEDLSYEEVPVEILDRQVTRIDTRTTRPQISYYNQAN, encoded by the exons ATGGAACAGTTTGATGCACTGTATGGTAGGAGTtgtagatctccagttgggtggtttgatgttggtgagtcatccattttgggtatagatatcattcatgaggccttagagaaggtcagagtgattagggacaggttggctactgcttacagtCAGCAGAAGTCATATGTTGATAACAGAAAACGGCCCTCAGAGTTTCATGTTGGTGACAag TGGCTAGGTGATCCAGTATCGATCCTACctgttgaaggtttgggggttggtgaagacttgtcttatgaagaggtacctgttgagatcttagacagacaggtcaCACGGATTGATACGCGTACAACAAGACCTCAGATTTCTTACTAcaaccaagccaactaa